CCAGAGCCACAATGTAGAGGCCGGACCGTCGCCGCCAGACGGGGTCGCTGCTGCGTCCCAGCACCAACCCCAACACATATGTCAGGCCCAGAACCAGGAAGGGTTCGAAGGACACGGCGTAGAAGATGAACATGGTGCGTTCCGGGTACATGAACCATGGAAGGTACCCGGCTGCCACGCCGGCGAGGATGGCACCGGCCCGCCAGTCGCGGCGGCCCGCCCACCAGAACAAGAGGATCACCAACGCGATGGTTCCACCCCACCAAACCACCGGATTACCCACGGGCAGAATGGCCGAAGAGCACGTCTCAGCCAGGCAGCCGGGAGTGCCCGGTTTGGGAGTCTGGTAGTAGAACGAGGTGGGACGGCCCATGATGAGCCACGTCCAGGGGCTGGACTCATACGGATGGTCCGAGCTCAGGCCCTGATGGAATTTGTAAGCTTCAAGGTGGTAGTGGGCCAGGGAGCGCACGGAGTTGGGCAGCCAATCCCAGCCCGGGGCAGGGTTGGTGGCAGCCCATTGCCGGTAATAGGCGTCTTTCGAGAGGAACCAGCCCGTCCACGTGGCCACGTAGGTGACTGCAGCGATGGGAATGATGGTCACGAATGCCGGCAGGCCGTCCTTGATGATGCCGGCACTGAACCAGCTCCGGATCCCGGCGACACGGCGGGCGTTCAGGTCCCACAGCACGGTCATGATGCCGAAAGCCGCGACGAAGAACAGGGCAGACCATTTGGTGCCCACGGCAAGGCCGAGGCAAAGCCCTGCAACCAGCCGCCACCACCGCATGCCCAGCCAGGGACCGGTGACCAGCTGGGTGGGTGTGGGTAGGCCGCCCGGCGAAGCAGCCGCTTGCGCGGCAAGCCGTGACGCCAAACGGCGTCGGCCGTCGTCGCGGTCAATGAGCAAGGCGCCGAAAGCGGCCAGGATCCACAGGGCCAGGAACACGTCCAGCAGGGACGTCCGGGAAAGCACCAGGTGATGGCCGTCGATGGCCAGCAGGAGACCGGCAACCGCCCCGAGGGTGTGTGAGCGGGACAGCTTCAGTGCAATGAGCGAAACGAGGAAGACCGTCACCGTGCCCGCCAGAGCTGCGCTGAACCGCCAGCCGAAGGGGTTATCGCCGCCAAACAGCCACATCCCGAACGCGATCATCCATTTGCCCACCGGTGGGTGGACAACGTACTCGGGAGTGTTGAGGAGAACATCCGGGCTGCCGGCGATGAAGGAGTCATTGGCGTTGGCCGGCCAACTGCGTTCGTAGCCGCTCACCACATAGGAGTAGGCGTCCTTGACGTAGTACGTTTCATCGAAAACCAGGCTGTGCGGGGCATCAAGGCGGAAGAAGCGGAGAATGCCGCCCAGGATTGCCGTGAGGGTAGGGATCAGCCAAAACCATAAGCGCAGGGACGCCGGGTAGTCCCGCCAGCTTTGGGTTGCGCCGATCAGACGTTCCTTCAATGCCTGGGCGGTGTAAGCCTCGGACGGCCGTGCGATCCAGCGGTGCCCCTCCAGGCCTCGGCCGGGCACACCCCGGCCGGGCAGTCCTCGGCTGGGCCGGGTCTCGGCGGGAAGGGTCATAGCGGGCCCGGTCTCAGCGGGCTGGGCTTCTTCCGGATGGACGCGCGACGTGCCTGCGGGTTTCGGTGTGTCCGACTGCCCGTTGTTCTCCGCGGCCTTGGAGTCTTCAGGTTCCGGGCTCGCTGGGGACGCTGCCGGGGACCCGGAAGCGGTGGCAGGAACGGGCGACTGGTTCACCCGCCCATGCTACCTTTCCATCCTTGCTGCAACCCTGAACCCCGCGCGGTATTAGGCTTGGCAGGTGGACGAACAACGCGGCACCCCTGACGAAGCTCCCTTCAACGAGAACCTGGAAGAGGCGGCTACTGCCTCGGGCGCAACTCCCGGCGTGGGCAGGATTGTCCTGGCGGCAACACCCATAGGCAACGTCGGGGACGCTTCCGCGCGTTTGGTTGAACTCCTTGGCACCTCGGACATCGTGGCCGCAGAGGATACCCGCCGTTTGCACCGGCTGGTCACTGCCCTTGGGGTTGAAGTCAAGGGACGCGTCATCAGCTACCACGAGCACAATGAGGTAGCCAAGACCGGTGAACTGTTGGACCACGTCCGCGCTGGCAAGACCATCCTGATGGTCAGCGACGCCGGGATGCCCGCAGTTTCGGACCCCGGCTTCCGTCTGGTGGAGGGTGCGGTTGCTGCCGGGCTGACGGTCACGGCGGTTCCCGGCCCTTCCGCGGTACTGACGGCGCTGGCGCTATCCGGTTTGCCCACCGACCGTTTCTGCTTTGAAGGATTCCTGCCGCGAAAGTCGGGGGACAGGAACTCACGCCTTGTAGACCTGGCCGACGAACGCCGCACCATGGTCTTCTTTGAGGCCCCGCACAGGCTTGAGGTCATGTTGCGGGCACTTCATGAGCGTTTCGGGGCCGATCGCCGCGTGGCAGTCTGCCGTGAGCTGACCAAGACGTATGAAGAAGTCATTCGCGGCACGTTGCGTGAACTGCTCCAGTGGGCAGAGAACAACGAGGTCCGTGGCGAGATCGCGGTTGTGGTGGCCGGTGCGCCCGAACAGGAACCCGGCAAGCCGGAGGACCACGTCGCAGCGGTCAACGAGCTCATTTCGCAAGGCATCCGGTTGAAGGAGGCCGTAGCCGCAGTGGCCGAGGAGGCCCGGGTCAGCAAGCGGGAGCTCTACTCAGCGGTACTAGCAGCACGCTGACCTATGCTGTGCACCTGCACAAATCGACGACCATGTGGCAGTGCGTGAAGGCGTAGACACTGCTTCTCGTGGGGCAGTACCGTGGCAGTAATTCAAGCCACTTCCGGCAACGAACCCCTGTGGTGCAATTCTCCAAAGCACCCAAGACGAAGGAGTCGCCATGACTGTCACGGTTGAACGCGAAAGCGAACTGCTGGCTTCCGTCCCTACCGGCCTGCTGATCAACGGTCAGTGGCGCC
The sequence above is a segment of the Arthrobacter sp. StoSoilB22 genome. Coding sequences within it:
- a CDS encoding phospholipid carrier-dependent glycosyltransferase, yielding MNQSPVPATASGSPAASPASPEPEDSKAAENNGQSDTPKPAGTSRVHPEEAQPAETGPAMTLPAETRPSRGLPGRGVPGRGLEGHRWIARPSEAYTAQALKERLIGATQSWRDYPASLRLWFWLIPTLTAILGGILRFFRLDAPHSLVFDETYYVKDAYSYVVSGYERSWPANANDSFIAGSPDVLLNTPEYVVHPPVGKWMIAFGMWLFGGDNPFGWRFSAALAGTVTVFLVSLIALKLSRSHTLGAVAGLLLAIDGHHLVLSRTSLLDVFLALWILAAFGALLIDRDDGRRRLASRLAAQAAASPGGLPTPTQLVTGPWLGMRWWRLVAGLCLGLAVGTKWSALFFVAAFGIMTVLWDLNARRVAGIRSWFSAGIIKDGLPAFVTIIPIAAVTYVATWTGWFLSKDAYYRQWAATNPAPGWDWLPNSVRSLAHYHLEAYKFHQGLSSDHPYESSPWTWLIMGRPTSFYYQTPKPGTPGCLAETCSSAILPVGNPVVWWGGTIALVILLFWWAGRRDWRAGAILAGVAAGYLPWFMYPERTMFIFYAVSFEPFLVLGLTYVLGLVLGRSSDPVWRRRSGLYIVALVMVLAVLATAFFYPVLTAEVISYQEWRMRMWMPSWI
- the rsmI gene encoding 16S rRNA (cytidine(1402)-2'-O)-methyltransferase, producing the protein MEEAATASGATPGVGRIVLAATPIGNVGDASARLVELLGTSDIVAAEDTRRLHRLVTALGVEVKGRVISYHEHNEVAKTGELLDHVRAGKTILMVSDAGMPAVSDPGFRLVEGAVAAGLTVTAVPGPSAVLTALALSGLPTDRFCFEGFLPRKSGDRNSRLVDLADERRTMVFFEAPHRLEVMLRALHERFGADRRVAVCRELTKTYEEVIRGTLRELLQWAENNEVRGEIAVVVAGAPEQEPGKPEDHVAAVNELISQGIRLKEAVAAVAEEARVSKRELYSAVLAAR